The DNA window CCGACCCCCGGGCCCGGCGTGGAATGGCTGGACAGCCAACTCCGCCGAGCGTTCGGCGTCTTCGACATCGACACGACCGTCACGCCAGCCCAGTTGACCGTGGAGTACCGCTCAGAGACGAACGCGCTCATGTGCCGGATCCGGATCGACGCGACCGGAAGCCTGCTGGCGAAGGAGAGCTGTACCTAGTTGCCCCCCTCCCGTGTCAGGCTTACCCTGACGGAATTGTCAGGATCGACCTGACGCGGGAGGGTGTCGTGCGGCTCGCGAGCTTCCACCGACTCTGGCTGGCGAACGGCATCTCGCTGTTCGGCGACCAGGTGTCGCTGATCGCTCTCCCGCTCGTCGCGGTCGTGACCTTGCAAGCCAGCCCGGCCGAGGTGGGTCTCCTCACCGCCGTCGCCGGCGTGCCCTTGCTTCTCTTCGGCCTCCCGACCGGAGCGTGGGTCGACCGCACCCGCCGCCGGCGCCTCCTGATCGCCGCCGACCTCACCCGCGCCGCCACCCTCGCGGTGATCCCGATCGCCTTCGCCACCGGCACGATCAGCCTCGAGATCCTGCTCGGCGTCGCGTTCGTCGTGGCCTCGATGTCGGTGGTCTTCAACATCGCGATCTCGGCCGTCCTCCCGAGTCTGGTGCCGGCAGAGCGCCTCGTCGCCGCCAACGCACGTCTCACACAGACCCGAGCGGTCATGCAGCTCGCTGGCCCAGGCCTTGGTGGGCTGGTGGTCCAAGTGGTGACCGCGCCGTTCGCGTTGCTGGTCGACGCGGTCTCGTACGTCGGCTCCGCACTGCTCCTCCGCCGGCTCCCTGACGCCCCGATCGCGGGGCGCGATCGCTCCATCCGCGCCGGCCTCGCGCTGGTCTGGCGGGAACCACTGCTGCGGGCCAGCGCGCTGAGCGCGGGAACGTACTCGTTCTTCAACGCAGCGATCCTCGCCCTGCAGGTGCTCTACCTGACCCGCCAGCTCCACCTGACGCCCGCACAGCTCGGGCTGGTCCTCGCCGCCGCGGGGCCGGGCGGCCTCCTCGGCGCGGCTCTCGCGGTCCGGGTGAGCGGCCGGCTCGGGCTCGGACCAACGATGATCGCCGGCCTCGCGATTGCCGGGCTGGGCAACCTGGCACTGCCGCTGGCGCCGATCGCGGTCATCCTCGCCGCGACTTTCGTCAATGGGGCAGCGCAACCGCTCTACAACATCAGCCAGTCCAGCCTGCGGCAGATGCTCGTTCCGTCAAGCCTGCAAGGGCGTGTCACCGCCACGATGACGGTCATCGCTGGGGGAGCGGTGCCACTCGGAGCGCTCGTCGGTGGGCAGGCTGCCGAGCTCGTGGGCGTTCGACCCACGCTGTTCGTCGCCGCCATCGGCACGGTTGCCAGCTGCCTCTGGGCATGGGGCTCACCGATCCGGCGACTACGGAACGGGGTGGAGTGATCACGTAGAGCGCTTGAGGGCCTACGATTCCGGCATGTCCGGAGTGCCGGTCATGGTTCTCGCGTTCGGCGGACTGGCCATAGGGCTGGCCGGTCTGGTCGTCGGCGCCATCGCGCTGGGGCAGGTCAGAAGGCTGCGCCAGGCGGAGATCTCGCATGCTCAGTACGACGCGCGGGCCTTGCAGCGGCTGCATGCGGGGCTGGACGATCTGCGGCTGGGGCTGTCGGAGGCGCTGCGCCACGTCGCTGTCGTGCGGTACGACGCGTTCGGCGACCAAGCGGGCACCACGTCGTGGTCGATGGCCCTGCTCGACGACGCCGGGGATGGCGTGGTCGTGACGACGATCAACGGGCGGGAGTCGGGGCGGGCCTACGCGAAGAACGTGCGGGGTGGGGCGAGTGACGTTCCGCTCTCTCCGGAGGAGAAGGAAGCGCTCAACTACGCGATGGATCGCTAGAGCGCCGCGCGAAGAGCAGCAGCAGGCCGGTGGCGGCGGCGAGGAATCCGGCCGCCACGTTCAAGGTCGCGTAGCCCCAGGTTCCGACGATCAGGCCGGCGCCCGCCGCGCCGAAGGCCGCGGCGCAGCCCACCGCGAGGTCCGAAGCTCCTTGCACGGTTGGCCGATCCTCCAACGGCACCGAGTCGGTCAGCAGCGCGGAGGAGGCGACCATGCAGCACGACCAGCCCAGGCCCAGCAGGAACAGGCCGACCGTGAGGCCGACCGACGGGCCTGCCGGCGCCAGACCCGAGAGCACCACCGACGCCAGCAGGATTGCCGAGCCGAGGCCGATCAGTGGCAGGCGTCCCAGCCGGTCCGCGGCGATGCCCATCAGCGGCGCGAACGCGAACATCCCCACGATGTGCACGCTGATCACGAACCCGATCACCTCGAGCCCCGCGCCGCCGTGGTGGAGGTGCAGCGGCGTCATCACCATGACCGACACCATCACGGTGTGGGCGAGCGCGATCGCCAGCACCGCCACGGTTGCCCGCGGCCGGGACGCGACGACGCGATAGACGTGCCGGATCGATGAGTTCGGGCGGATCCGCGGATCGACCGACGCCACCTGCCGCGCCACCAGGAGCGGGTCCGGACGCAGCCGTACGAGGAACACGATCGCCGCCAGCGTCGCCCCGATGGCCCCGAGTACGAAGGGGCCGACGAACTCCGGCGCGCCCATGCTCATCGTGAGGCGGTCCGCCGGCCCGAGCAGGTTCGGCCCGAGGACGGCACCGACCGTCGACGCCCAGACGACCAGCGACAGCGCGGTGGCCCGTTTGTTCGGGGCCGCGAGGTCGGTCGCGGCGTACCGCGACTGGTTGTTCGCGGCGGTCGCCGACCCGAACAGCGTCGCGCCGAGCAGCAGCAGGACGAACGACGACAGGAACCCGGACAGCACGCACACGACCGCGCCCACCGCGCCGAGCGCGAACCCGAGCGCGAGCCCCGGCCGCCGGCCGCGGGTGGTCATGATGCGCGCGAGCAGGAAGGCGACCACCGCCGAGCCCAGCACCTGCGCGGTCTGGGGGACGCCGGCGAGGTCGGAGGAGCCGAGGATCCGTTCGGCCAGCAGTGTCGCAACCGAGATGCCCACCGACACTCCGGCGCCGCCGAACGCCTGGGCGATGACCAGGGTGACGATCGTTCGGCGCTGCAGTTTGGCGACGTCCAACCCGGCCTCAGTGGTCACTTCCGCACCCTAATGGCGAATGGCCGCTTCCGCGGCAGCGAGTTGAGCGATCCGGCGTTCGCACGGTCGCCGGGCGACCAGGTGACCGGCTGCCGCCGAGCAGGACGCCGATCCCGCCGCCCAGCCCGGTCAGGCCGTGTCTGGCAAAGATCGCCTGGCGCGCGACACCCCCCAGAAGTCAGCAGAGGCCGCCTGGACGCGGTGCACCTCGTCACCCATATAACCAATATGAATTCCTCCTGCACCACGCCCAGCCCGGCGCTATTTGCCAGACACGACCCTAGGCCGATGATCAGCCCCGACAGCGTGGCGGACAGCCCGCGTTCCTGGGTGAGGTAGAACGCGAGCAAGACGACGACGAACCCACCGGCACGGTTCACCAGCTCCGCGGCCCACAGGGACCAGAACTGCCCGGGCAATCCGCCAGCCCGTACGTCGTAGCCATCCCATCGCTGGCCAGCTTGCTGGAACACCTCCGGTCCGGCCACCCATTTGTCGGCCGAGGAGTGATCACTTGCCGTGCGCGGCGCGCGGCTGACCGACCCCTTGCAGATCGGTAGGGCGGCATACTCAGCCCACGTGACCGATGTGTTCGCAACGGCGGCGATCCGAGATCGCGTACTCACCTCCTGGACGGCCTCGCCCGCCCGGTTCCGGGAGGACGCGAACGCCGAGGAAGACCTGGCGCTCGGTGGCTACCGTGACCGGCTGATCGTCGAGCTCGCCCAGAACGCCGCCGACGCGGCCGCCCGGGCCGAGCTGCCCGGCCGGCTGCGGCTCACGCTGCGCGACCAGAGCGAGGAGGGCGCGGTCCTCGTCGCCGCGAACACCGGCGCACCGCTCACCCCCGCCGGCGTCGAGTCGCTGGCCACGCTCCGCGCCTCGGCCAAGCGCGACGACGCCACCACCGCCGTCGGCCGCTTCGGCGTCGGCTTCGCCGCCGTCCTCGCCGTTACCGACGACCCGATCATCCTGTCGAGGAACGGCAGCGTCCGCTTCTCCCGCGAGGACACCGCCGCCCTGGTCGCGGACGTTCCCCAGCTCGCCGAGGAGCTCCGGCGCCGCGACGGACATGTCCCGATCCTCCGCCTGCCGTTCGAGGCCGACGGCGAACCACCGGACGGCTTCGAGACCGCCGTCCTCCTCCCGCTGCGCGACGAGGGCGCGGCCGACCTCGTACGGAGGCTGCTCGCCGAGGTCGACGACACGCTCCTGCTCGCGCTGCCCCAGCTCGAGGCCGTCGAGATCGACATCGACGGCGAGGTCCGCGAGCTCGAGGGCGCGCTCGACCGCTGGCACGTCCAGAGCACCGCCGACGAGTTCACCACCCACGAACGCGAACGCCTCCTCGCCAACCGCCCCACCGAGGAACGGTCCCGCCCGTACTGGTCCGTCCTCTGGGCACTCCCGCACGACGCGACGACGAACGTCCCGCGCACGGTCCACGCGCCGACCCCCACGGACGAGCCGCTCTCGCTCCCCGCGCTGCTGCTCGCCACGTTCCCGCTGGATCCCACCCGCAGGCACGTCGCGGACGGGCCGCTCACCGACCGCCTCGTCGAGGAGGCCGCGACCGCGTACGCCGAGCTGCTCCGCATCCGGGCCAAGGCGGGCGACGACGTCCTCCGGCTCGTACCGACCGGCCTCCCCGCCGGCGCCCTCGACGGGCGGCTCCGCGAAGCGATCCTCGCCCAGCTCCCGACGACGCCGATCCTCAGGGCCGCCGAGGACGACGCCCCGCTGCAACCGCGCGACGCCGTCGTCGTCGACGGAGCAGACCGCGCGCTCGTCGGCATGCTCGCCCACGTCATCGGCGGACTCGTTCGCGCAACCAGGACGGACAAGCCGGCCCTCGACGCCCTCGGCGTACGTCGCCTCCCGCTCGACGAGGTCGTCGACCAGCTCGCCGCCATCGCCGAGTCGCGGCCGCCGAGCTGGTGGCAGGAGACCTACGCCGCCATGGCGGACAGTGTCAACGATCCCTTGACACGGGAATCCCTTGGTGCGTTGCCCGTTCCGCTCGCCGACGGCCGAGTCGTCCGCGGCGCCCGCGGCCTCCTCCTGCCCGGCGCCGACCTGCCGGCCGAGGCACTGTCCACGCTCGGCCCGTACGGCCTCCGCGTCGTCCACCCCGACGCCGCGCACGAGACGCTCGAACGCCTGGGCGCGATCGTCGCGAGCCC is part of the Tenggerimyces flavus genome and encodes:
- a CDS encoding MFS transporter gives rise to the protein MTTEAGLDVAKLQRRTIVTLVIAQAFGGAGVSVGISVATLLAERILGSSDLAGVPQTAQVLGSAVVAFLLARIMTTRGRRPGLALGFALGAVGAVVCVLSGFLSSFVLLLLGATLFGSATAANNQSRYAATDLAAPNKRATALSLVVWASTVGAVLGPNLLGPADRLTMSMGAPEFVGPFVLGAIGATLAAIVFLVRLRPDPLLVARQVASVDPRIRPNSSIRHVYRVVASRPRATVAVLAIALAHTVMVSVMVMTPLHLHHGGAGLEVIGFVISVHIVGMFAFAPLMGIAADRLGRLPLIGLGSAILLASVVLSGLAPAGPSVGLTVGLFLLGLGWSCCMVASSALLTDSVPLEDRPTVQGASDLAVGCAAAFGAAGAGLIVGTWGYATLNVAAGFLAAATGLLLLFARRSSDPSRS
- a CDS encoding MFS transporter, whose product is MRLASFHRLWLANGISLFGDQVSLIALPLVAVVTLQASPAEVGLLTAVAGVPLLLFGLPTGAWVDRTRRRRLLIAADLTRAATLAVIPIAFATGTISLEILLGVAFVVASMSVVFNIAISAVLPSLVPAERLVAANARLTQTRAVMQLAGPGLGGLVVQVVTAPFALLVDAVSYVGSALLLRRLPDAPIAGRDRSIRAGLALVWREPLLRASALSAGTYSFFNAAILALQVLYLTRQLHLTPAQLGLVLAAAGPGGLLGAALAVRVSGRLGLGPTMIAGLAIAGLGNLALPLAPIAVILAATFVNGAAQPLYNISQSSLRQMLVPSSLQGRVTATMTVIAGGAVPLGALVGGQAAELVGVRPTLFVAAIGTVASCLWAWGSPIRRLRNGVE
- a CDS encoding DUF4446 family protein; the protein is MSGVPVMVLAFGGLAIGLAGLVVGAIALGQVRRLRQAEISHAQYDARALQRLHAGLDDLRLGLSEALRHVAVVRYDAFGDQAGTTSWSMALLDDAGDGVVVTTINGRESGRAYAKNVRGGASDVPLSPEEKEALNYAMDR
- a CDS encoding sacsin N-terminal ATP-binding-like domain-containing protein is translated as MTDVFATAAIRDRVLTSWTASPARFREDANAEEDLALGGYRDRLIVELAQNAADAAARAELPGRLRLTLRDQSEEGAVLVAANTGAPLTPAGVESLATLRASAKRDDATTAVGRFGVGFAAVLAVTDDPIILSRNGSVRFSREDTAALVADVPQLAEELRRRDGHVPILRLPFEADGEPPDGFETAVLLPLRDEGAADLVRRLLAEVDDTLLLALPQLEAVEIDIDGEVRELEGALDRWHVQSTADEFTTHERERLLANRPTEERSRPYWSVLWALPHDATTNVPRTVHAPTPTDEPLSLPALLLATFPLDPTRRHVADGPLTDRLVEEAATAYAELLRIRAKAGDDVLRLVPTGLPAGALDGRLREAILAQLPTTPILRAAEDDAPLQPRDAVVVDGADRALVGMLAHVIGGLVRATRTDKPALDALGVRRLPLDEVVDQLAAIAESRPPSWWQETYAAMADSVNDPLTRESLGALPVPLADGRVVRGARGLLLPGADLPAEALSTLGPYGLRVVHPDAAHETLERLGAIVASPRALLEDGALRAAVGDSPDADDPEAVAHAVLSIVDAAVRTDFLQPGDLTWLGYLALRDAAGDLTPANALVVPGSEAEAILDPDEVATVAADLVERFGPAAMEAAGVARTLGLVTADDVPLDVLPDDLADLADIEDWVAAVAELGAMAGEVSAVRDLDFVSDDAWPRALALFGANPTLRRALVQPVRVVGASGEVTDVLSYTAWWLRQNVTVAGHADPEADSVLVELLEPAPDWLADLDPEVRRALGLVRTVADLDADDAARVLDRLADPDRPVEAATVLRLWAQLGELTAVPDGAPPTVRVLDADGNTVVVDSADAVVVDAPMWLQRTDLGGHIVALGRAADVLGDLLDVPLASEVAAGKLADDGVPTPVPDLVRALAPGVPDTWWEHEELLVDDVEVDWWVTPDDRPHAATPEGLARALAWAADDWPARHLIATALVEPDRAAELLLDAAFDPRD